In one window of Campylobacter hepaticus DNA:
- the pstC gene encoding phosphate ABC transporter permease subunit PstC — protein sequence MLKEKIIKFILFLCAFVSVIVSFAIMLTILIEALKFFQKESVVTFLFSSEWAADAAFMNADGTSKQGVFGAVPLFWGTFYISLIAMLTALPLGVMCAIYLGVFAGRKSKNYLKPILEIIAGIPTVVFGFFAAIVVAPCIVWFFSLFGIQASFQSALGAGFIMGIMIVPIIASLSQDCIEAVSEKRINGAYALGMTKKEVVFAVILPEAVPGIVAACLLGLSRALGETMIVVMAASLRPNLSMNFLEDMTTVTVKIVEALSGDQAFDSSLALSAFSLGFVLFIITLFINMFSVYLINRFHKRKNL from the coding sequence TTGTTAAAAGAAAAAATAATAAAATTTATACTTTTTTTATGTGCTTTTGTAAGCGTGATAGTAAGTTTTGCTATTATGCTTACTATCTTAATTGAAGCTTTAAAATTCTTTCAAAAAGAAAGTGTTGTTACTTTTTTATTTTCAAGCGAATGGGCAGCAGATGCAGCTTTTATGAATGCTGATGGGACGAGCAAGCAAGGTGTTTTTGGTGCAGTACCACTTTTTTGGGGGACTTTTTATATTTCTTTAATCGCTATGCTTACGGCTTTACCTTTAGGGGTGATGTGTGCTATATATTTAGGTGTTTTTGCAGGTAGAAAATCAAAAAATTATTTAAAACCTATTTTAGAGATCATAGCAGGAATTCCTACTGTTGTTTTTGGATTTTTTGCAGCTATAGTTGTTGCACCTTGTATAGTGTGGTTTTTTTCTTTATTTGGGATACAAGCTAGTTTTCAAAGTGCTTTAGGGGCTGGATTTATTATGGGAATCATGATAGTTCCCATTATAGCTTCTTTATCTCAAGATTGTATTGAAGCTGTGAGTGAAAAAAGGATTAATGGAGCTTATGCTTTAGGTATGACAAAAAAAGAAGTAGTTTTTGCAGTTATTTTGCCTGAGGCTGTACCTGGTATAGTAGCAGCTTGTCTTTTGGGACTTTCAAGGGCTTTAGGAGAAACTATGATAGTTGTCATGGCAGCTTCTTTACGCCCTAATTTAAGTATGAACTTCTTAGAAGATATGACAACAGTAACAGTAAAAATTGTAGAAGCTTTAAGCGGGGATCAAGCTTTTGATAGTTCTTTAGCTTTGAGTGCTTTTTCTTTAGGTTTTGTGCTTTTTATCATTACTTTATTTATTAATATGTTTAGTGTCTATCTCATTAATCGTTTTCACAAAAGGAAAAATTTATGA
- the dsbD gene encoding protein-disulfide reductase DsbD — protein sequence MRFISIFLLSLSLCFASILSLNEAFNIKSNSYNSSISIDINLGKDIYLYSNKLKLYINEKDISSLINLPQSIKKDNENIYDQNINLALPNLLLERFVKNEINLIKLEFQGCSKQGLCYNPQTWYFDLEYNNNTFKISKPYKMQTTKQEIKIDSEENAIAHFLATDNLFWILLSFFGYGLLLSLTPCILPMIPILSSLIVTKIGSNTSKKHSFFLSFIYVFFMSLAYALAGVIASILGASLQGILQKPIILILFALIFIIFAFAMFGVFRFELPLKFQNFIHKKSEKGKGILGIATMGFLSALIVGPCVAAPLAGALIYIANTGNALLGASALFIMSFGMGIPLLFIGLGLGFLKPDYWMQKVKIFFGFIMLAMAIWILSRIIKIDYILIAYGILGVFFSVFMGIFEKSYTTISKIKKSILILVLTYSLSLFLGEIFGSKNILNPFNINFNPQSKSILNYTYINTLEQLKEEIQTNTKPLMLDFTASWCENCKLLDELTFSDERIIKKMQNYKLIKIDVSENNSEQIKIMKEFQVFGPPVLIFFKNQEEKLKITGFINTNDLLQKLEQL from the coding sequence ATGCGTTTTATTAGTATTTTTTTATTAAGTCTTTCTTTATGTTTTGCTTCTATATTATCTTTAAATGAGGCCTTTAATATAAAATCAAATTCTTACAATAGCTCTATTTCTATTGATATTAATTTAGGAAAAGATATTTATCTTTACTCTAATAAACTTAAACTTTATATCAATGAAAAAGATATAAGCTCTTTAATCAATTTACCCCAAAGCATCAAAAAAGACAATGAAAATATTTATGATCAAAATATCAATTTAGCTTTACCCAATTTACTTTTAGAGCGCTTTGTAAAAAATGAAATTAATTTAATCAAACTTGAATTTCAAGGCTGCTCTAAACAAGGTTTGTGCTATAATCCTCAAACTTGGTATTTTGATCTTGAATACAATAACAATACCTTTAAAATCTCCAAACCCTATAAAATGCAAACAACTAAACAAGAAATCAAAATCGATTCTGAAGAAAATGCTATAGCCCATTTTTTAGCTACAGATAATCTTTTTTGGATTTTACTTAGCTTTTTTGGCTATGGTTTATTACTTTCTCTTACCCCTTGTATCTTGCCTATGATCCCTATTTTATCTTCTCTTATAGTAACTAAAATTGGATCTAATACATCTAAAAAACACAGTTTTTTTCTCTCCTTTATTTATGTGTTTTTTATGTCTTTGGCCTATGCTCTTGCTGGAGTTATAGCAAGCATTCTAGGAGCAAGTCTTCAAGGAATTTTACAAAAACCTATCATTTTAATTCTTTTTGCCTTAATTTTTATAATATTTGCTTTTGCTATGTTTGGAGTCTTTCGTTTTGAATTGCCTTTAAAATTTCAAAATTTTATTCATAAAAAAAGTGAAAAAGGTAAAGGTATTTTAGGTATAGCTACTATGGGATTTTTATCTGCTTTAATAGTAGGACCTTGCGTGGCTGCTCCTTTAGCAGGAGCTTTAATTTACATTGCTAATACAGGTAATGCATTATTAGGAGCTAGCGCACTGTTTATCATGAGTTTTGGTATGGGCATACCTTTACTTTTTATAGGATTGGGATTAGGATTTTTAAAACCTGATTATTGGATGCAAAAAGTTAAAATTTTCTTTGGTTTTATTATGCTAGCTATGGCAATTTGGATACTTTCTAGAATTATTAAAATTGATTATATCTTAATAGCCTATGGAATACTTGGAGTATTTTTTAGCGTGTTTATGGGAATATTTGAAAAAAGCTATACTACAATATCTAAAATAAAAAAGAGTATTTTAATCCTTGTTTTAACGTATTCTTTAAGTTTATTTTTAGGGGAAATTTTTGGATCAAAAAATATATTAAATCCTTTCAATATTAATTTCAATCCTCAAAGCAAATCAATCTTAAATTACACCTATATTAACACCCTTGAACAATTAAAAGAAGAAATACAAACAAATACCAAACCTTTAATGCTTGATTTTACAGCTTCTTGGTGCGAAAATTGTAAACTTTTAGATGAATTAACTTTTAGCGACGAAAGAATCATAAAAAAAATGCAAAATTATAAACTTATCAAAATAGATGTAAGTGAAAATAATAGTGAACAAATCAAAATCATGAAAGAATTTCAAGTTTTTGGTCCTCCTGTTTTAATTTTCTTTAAAAATCAAGAAGAAAAATTAAAAATTACAGGTTTTATTAATACCAATGATTTATTGCAAAAATTAGAACAATTATAA
- the pstA gene encoding phosphate ABC transporter permease PstA, which translates to MKKLFKKRQKASKSFKRLCKMGLYINLVFLCIFLGSVLYLGIGAFKQTYIYVKIPNNSSVYELLSRAEQRKIRTGQITQETWLLANSEVDQYVKRKYNRLSEKERVLVDKLVQKKEIKFQFNMNFFLNGDSKSPENSGILSSLMGTLLVMLVCMIVSVPIGVGAAIYLEEFAPQNLFTHFIEVCINNLASIPSILFGLLGLGVFINLFSMPRSSALVGGLTLAMMSLPIIIVSTKAALKSVDINMKNAAYALGMTKVQMVKGIMLPLAMPMILTGSILTLAQAIGETAPLMIIGMIAFIPDVANSIFDPTSVLPAQIYSWSSMPERAFLERTAAGIIVLLALLIILNLSAVLLRKYFQGKLK; encoded by the coding sequence ATGAAAAAACTTTTCAAAAAAAGGCAAAAAGCTTCAAAATCTTTTAAAAGACTTTGCAAAATGGGACTTTATATTAATTTAGTTTTTCTTTGCATTTTTTTAGGAAGTGTGCTTTATCTTGGCATTGGAGCTTTTAAACAAACTTATATTTATGTGAAAATACCTAATAATTCTTCTGTTTATGAGCTTTTATCTCGTGCAGAGCAAAGAAAAATAAGAACAGGACAAATCACTCAAGAAACTTGGCTTTTAGCAAATTCAGAAGTGGATCAATATGTCAAACGTAAATATAATCGTTTGAGCGAAAAAGAAAGAGTTTTAGTAGATAAGTTGGTGCAAAAAAAAGAAATAAAATTTCAATTTAATATGAATTTCTTTTTAAATGGGGATTCAAAATCACCTGAAAATTCAGGGATTTTATCTTCACTCATGGGAACTTTACTTGTAATGTTAGTATGTATGATAGTAAGTGTTCCTATAGGAGTTGGAGCAGCTATTTATTTAGAAGAATTTGCACCACAAAATTTATTTACACATTTTATAGAAGTGTGTATTAATAATCTTGCAAGTATTCCTAGTATTTTATTTGGTCTTTTGGGTTTGGGTGTATTTATTAATCTTTTTAGTATGCCTAGATCAAGTGCTTTGGTAGGAGGACTTACTTTGGCAATGATGAGTTTGCCTATTATTATTGTTTCTACAAAAGCAGCTTTAAAAAGTGTTGATATTAATATGAAAAATGCTGCTTATGCTTTGGGTATGACTAAGGTACAAATGGTAAAAGGTATTATGTTGCCTTTGGCTATGCCTATGATTTTAACAGGTTCTATTCTTACTTTAGCTCAGGCTATAGGAGAGACTGCACCTTTAATGATTATTGGTATGATAGCTTTTATTCCTGATGTGGCAAATTCTATTTTTGATCCAACCAGTGTTTTGCCAGCTCAAATTTATTCTTGGTCATCTATGCCTGAAAGAGCATTTTTAGAAAGGACTGCAGCTGGTATTATTGTGCTTTTAGCACTTTTGATTATACTTAATTTAAGTGCTGTTTTATTAAGAAAATATTTTCAAGGAAAATTAAAGTGA
- a CDS encoding SGNH/GDSL hydrolase family protein, which produces MPANKLRFILLSLLIFTYSYAKKINADDTIDSILKQSANHSALSNYAPKKDLKILEKKLKDKKNIGIRIYGDSHMAADFFPRIIRGYLIHSNAIGFSYPLQPKYQQNLNLKYSYTNFEILNSRNYTNTKENFPLGGVIAKAKNKGAKIHLDTHLDKKSFKIGFLFKAKHDTNAFSIKDAQNKNYILRTTQINQWFYKEVELHFPLEISALQKDAELGGYFITQKNNNIFLDTIAINGAKSDLWLSWNQTVVKKELQLLHNDLIILAYGSNDVLFKGFEKQEFKNNLKNWIKILKTYNKNALIMLISPPTVVQKEGKIYKLAPDFFTIRKALYEVAKEEKTLIFDMHQFMQDSGGKNKWIEQKFSLNDVHLTVKGYELMAKKMLKDLKKIIHY; this is translated from the coding sequence ATGCCAGCAAATAAATTAAGATTTATTTTATTATCTTTACTTATTTTTACATATTCTTACGCAAAAAAAATAAACGCTGATGATACAATAGATTCTATATTAAAACAAAGTGCAAATCATTCTGCTTTAAGCAATTATGCTCCTAAAAAAGATCTTAAAATTTTAGAAAAAAAACTCAAGGATAAAAAAAATATAGGCATTAGAATTTATGGGGATTCTCATATGGCAGCTGATTTTTTTCCACGTATTATAAGAGGATATTTAATCCATTCTAATGCAATAGGCTTTAGTTATCCCTTGCAACCTAAATACCAACAAAATCTTAATCTTAAATATTCTTATACTAATTTTGAAATTCTAAATTCAAGAAACTATACCAATACTAAAGAAAATTTTCCCTTAGGTGGAGTTATAGCCAAAGCAAAAAATAAAGGTGCAAAAATTCATCTTGATACCCATTTAGATAAAAAATCTTTTAAGATAGGATTTTTATTTAAAGCTAAACACGATACAAATGCTTTTAGCATCAAAGACGCTCAAAATAAAAACTACATATTAAGAACAACTCAAATTAATCAATGGTTTTATAAAGAAGTAGAACTACATTTTCCTTTAGAAATTTCAGCCTTGCAAAAAGATGCAGAACTTGGAGGATATTTTATTACCCAAAAAAATAACAATATTTTTTTAGATACCATTGCTATTAATGGAGCTAAAAGTGACCTTTGGCTCTCTTGGAATCAAACTGTTGTAAAAAAAGAACTCCAACTTTTACATAATGATTTAATCATACTTGCTTATGGATCTAATGATGTGCTTTTTAAAGGTTTTGAAAAACAAGAATTTAAAAATAATTTAAAAAATTGGATAAAAATTTTAAAAACCTATAACAAAAATGCACTCATTATGCTAATTTCACCTCCAACCGTGGTACAAAAAGAAGGAAAAATCTATAAATTAGCACCTGATTTTTTTACTATACGTAAAGCCCTTTATGAAGTTGCAAAAGAAGAAAAAACACTTATTTTTGATATGCATCAATTCATGCAAGATAGTGGAGGAAAAAACAAATGGATAGAACAAAAATTTTCCTTAAATGATGTACATCTTACTGTAAAAGGGTATGAACTAATGGCTAAAAAAATGCTTAAAGATTTAAAGAAAATTATTCATTATTAA
- a CDS encoding GDSL-type esterase/lipase family protein has protein sequence MNVIRFFFILIIVFSLVVVVMNQSISSYIEQKYHLIFYPHNDLLKEANGFKVKLEQIRAILSNNPLPQIYELETQENKITDENLSKDLLETIPNHPQIYEQNLHKQIAINSKDNHFDENIQLELESGDKFLFIGDSLMQGVAIALNKDFRNLNLKTLNLSKQNTGLSYKSYFDWSKATNDALKNSTIKYLVVLLGANDPWDIKKGGNYHRFGSASWIEIYTSRVDEIIKIAKKYKVKVFWFEIPPVKKEDLNKKIQILNKIYSEEIAKNKEIFINTKSFFSINDKYSAYIKDENNKSIKARTDDGIHFTPRGAQEMSKLLLKHIKFKEENASK, from the coding sequence ATGAATGTAATTAGATTTTTCTTTATTTTAATCATAGTATTTAGTTTAGTTGTTGTTGTTATGAATCAAAGCATTAGCTCTTATATAGAACAAAAATATCATTTGATATTTTATCCTCACAATGATCTTTTAAAAGAAGCTAATGGTTTTAAAGTAAAATTAGAACAAATTCGTGCCATTTTAAGCAATAATCCCTTGCCTCAAATCTATGAACTTGAAACTCAAGAAAATAAAATAACAGATGAAAATTTAAGCAAAGATCTTTTAGAAACAATTCCTAACCACCCTCAAATATACGAACAAAACCTTCATAAACAAATAGCTATTAACTCAAAAGATAATCATTTTGATGAAAATATTCAATTAGAATTAGAAAGTGGGGATAAATTTTTATTCATTGGAGATTCCTTAATGCAAGGAGTTGCCATAGCCTTAAACAAAGATTTTAGAAATTTAAATCTTAAAACCCTTAATTTAAGCAAACAAAATACAGGACTTTCTTATAAATCTTATTTTGATTGGTCAAAAGCTACTAATGATGCCTTAAAAAATTCAACCATTAAATACCTTGTAGTACTTCTTGGAGCTAATGATCCTTGGGATATTAAAAAAGGAGGCAATTACCATCGCTTTGGATCTGCTTCTTGGATTGAAATTTACACAAGTCGTGTCGATGAGATCATTAAAATTGCTAAAAAATATAAAGTTAAAGTATTTTGGTTTGAAATTCCTCCTGTTAAAAAAGAAGATTTGAATAAAAAAATACAAATATTAAACAAAATTTATAGTGAAGAAATTGCAAAAAATAAAGAAATTTTTATTAATACTAAATCTTTTTTTAGTATTAATGATAAATATTCAGCTTATATAAAGGATGAAAATAATAAAAGCATAAAAGCAAGAACAGATGATGGTATTCATTTTACACCACGCGGTGCACAAGAAATGTCTAAACTCTTGCTAAAACACATAAAATTCAAGGAAGAAAATGCCAGCAAATAA
- a CDS encoding MBOAT family O-acyltransferase: MTYFSLEFSILMIAFFAIYWAFKNSYKIQNILILIFSYIIYILINPYFALVLFIYTFFIHYFALVIFVRKKRYIFITCIAFIVLNLCFFKYFPSLKESFDEMLNFFGLEFLNIDLMLPIGISFYTFSSITYIVEVYKKHRLESFLNLATFLSFFPTLISGPIMRSSFFFEQAFQKREFKHTNLIIILIIFGIVKKVLIANYLGIYAKNILDFPQTYNFIQLLSAIYAYTIQIYCDFSGYIDLVCAFALMLGFKLPLNFNMPYLAKNLKDFWARWHISLSTFIRDYIYIPLGGNKKGLARTISNILIAFTLSGMWHGNTLSFVIWGLLHGFGVVFMHLLALSKFNLQKIPILGRFLTLQFICFTWIFFYYSKNLDDALEYFKACYDNFFNIPSYNDIYMLVAFAILFIIYPLFINFKDYCIKILNLTPFLLKPFIIAFILLLVFAFMPDGIPDFIYSSF; encoded by the coding sequence ATGACTTATTTTTCTTTAGAATTTAGTATTTTAATGATAGCTTTTTTTGCTATTTATTGGGCTTTTAAAAATAGTTATAAAATACAAAATATTTTGATTTTAATTTTTTCATATATTATTTATATCTTGATCAATCCTTATTTTGCTTTAGTTTTATTTATATATACTTTTTTTATACACTATTTTGCTTTAGTAATCTTTGTGCGTAAAAAACGTTATATTTTTATAACTTGCATAGCTTTTATTGTTTTAAATTTATGCTTTTTTAAATATTTTCCTAGTCTTAAAGAAAGTTTTGATGAAATGCTTAATTTTTTTGGCTTAGAATTTTTAAATATAGACTTAATGCTACCTATAGGCATTAGTTTTTATACTTTTAGTTCCATTACTTATATTGTAGAAGTTTATAAAAAACATCGTTTAGAAAGTTTTTTAAATCTAGCAACTTTTTTATCATTTTTTCCAACTTTAATTTCAGGGCCTATTATGAGAAGTTCTTTTTTCTTCGAACAAGCTTTTCAAAAACGTGAATTTAAACATACTAATCTTATTATTATTTTAATTATTTTTGGCATAGTTAAAAAAGTTCTTATTGCAAATTATTTAGGAATTTATGCCAAAAATATTTTAGATTTTCCACAAACTTATAATTTTATACAACTTTTAAGTGCAATTTATGCTTATACTATTCAAATATATTGTGATTTTAGTGGATATATTGATTTAGTGTGCGCCTTTGCTTTAATGCTAGGTTTTAAATTGCCGCTTAATTTTAACATGCCTTATCTTGCTAAAAATCTTAAAGATTTTTGGGCAAGATGGCATATTAGTCTTTCAACTTTTATAAGAGATTATATTTATATACCCTTAGGTGGAAATAAAAAAGGTTTAGCTCGCACTATATCAAATATACTCATTGCTTTTACACTTTCAGGTATGTGGCATGGAAATACACTTTCTTTTGTGATCTGGGGTTTATTGCATGGCTTTGGTGTTGTGTTTATGCATTTATTAGCTTTAAGCAAATTTAATTTACAAAAAATTCCTATCTTAGGAAGATTTTTAACCTTGCAATTTATATGTTTTACTTGGATTTTCTTTTATTATAGCAAAAATTTAGACGATGCATTAGAGTATTTTAAAGCTTGTTATGACAATTTTTTTAATATTCCAAGCTACAATGATATTTATATGTTAGTAGCTTTTGCTATACTTTTTATCATTTATCCTTTGTTTATCAATTTTAAAGATTATTGCATTAAAATTCTTAATCTTACCCCATTTTTATTAAAACCTTTTATCATAGCTTTTATTTTACTTTTGGTTTTTGCTTTTATGCCAGATGGAATTCCTGATTTTATTTATTCGAGTTTTTAA
- a CDS encoding substrate-binding domain-containing protein, whose protein sequence is MNNKIILSIISFAFWSGLHAADLKSAGSSTVYPFTSFVAEEYALIKNVKTPIVESLGTGGGFKVFCEGITDISNASRPMKLSEFQACQQAGITDIVGVMIGYDGIVLAQNKTNIPLNITKKELFLALAKEIPQDGKLIPNPYTNWNQINKNLPNRKISIYGPPSSSGTRDTIEELIMSDISKKLPEYKGEYKTIRQDGVYISSGENDNLIVSKLSIDKNAFGMFGYGFLMSNSDKINAASIDGIAPSKENIANEKYELARSLFIYINAKKNPQEAFEFAKIYMSDDLAKSGGELEKIGLIPLNDDKLKASQKHIENRNILTSEFVKAGKVF, encoded by the coding sequence ATGAACAATAAAATAATTTTAAGTATAATAAGTTTTGCTTTTTGGAGTGGTTTACATGCAGCAGATTTAAAAAGTGCAGGATCATCAACTGTATATCCTTTTACCTCTTTTGTTGCTGAAGAATATGCTTTGATTAAAAATGTAAAAACCCCTATAGTTGAGAGTTTGGGAACAGGTGGGGGATTTAAAGTTTTTTGTGAGGGAATTACTGATATTTCTAATGCTTCAAGACCTATGAAGCTTAGCGAATTTCAAGCTTGCCAACAAGCAGGTATTACTGATATAGTAGGAGTTATGATAGGTTATGATGGTATAGTTTTAGCGCAAAATAAAACTAATATTCCATTAAATATTACAAAAAAAGAGCTTTTTTTAGCTTTAGCAAAAGAAATTCCACAAGATGGGAAATTAATACCTAATCCCTATACTAACTGGAATCAAATCAATAAAAATTTACCAAATCGTAAAATTAGTATTTATGGTCCTCCTTCAAGTTCTGGCACAAGAGATACTATAGAAGAGCTTATAATGAGTGATATTTCTAAAAAACTTCCTGAATATAAGGGAGAATATAAAACTATACGCCAAGATGGGGTTTATATTTCAAGTGGAGAAAATGATAATTTAATCGTTTCAAAATTAAGTATTGATAAAAATGCTTTTGGAATGTTTGGTTATGGTTTTTTAATGAGTAATTCAGATAAGATTAATGCGGCCAGTATTGATGGAATTGCTCCAAGTAAAGAAAATATTGCAAATGAAAAATATGAACTTGCAAGGAGTTTGTTTATTTATATTAATGCAAAGAAAAATCCTCAAGAAGCTTTTGAATTTGCAAAAATTTATATGAGTGATGATTTGGCAAAAAGTGGTGGAGAGCTTGAAAAAATAGGACTTATTCCCTTAAATGATGATAAATTAAAAGCTTCTCAAAAACACATAGAAAATAGAAATATTTTAACAAGTGAATTTGTAAAAGCTGGGAAAGTTTTTTAA
- a CDS encoding ferritin, giving the protein MLSKEIVNLLNEQINKEMYAANLYLSMSSWCYENSFDGAGSFLFAHASEENNHAQKLITYLNETDSHVELKAVKQPEQNFKSLLDVFEKTYAHEQFITKSINTLVEHMLIHKDYSTFNFLQWYVSEQHEEEALFRGIVDKIKLIGEHGNGLYLADEYIKNLALNRKK; this is encoded by the coding sequence ATGCTTTCTAAAGAAATTGTAAATTTATTAAATGAACAAATAAATAAAGAAATGTACGCAGCAAATTTATATCTTAGTATGAGTTCTTGGTGTTATGAAAACAGTTTTGATGGAGCTGGATCTTTTTTATTTGCTCATGCAAGCGAAGAAAATAATCACGCACAAAAACTCATCACTTATCTTAATGAAACAGACTCTCATGTAGAACTTAAAGCAGTAAAACAACCTGAACAAAATTTCAAATCTTTACTTGATGTTTTTGAAAAAACTTATGCACATGAACAATTTATCACAAAATCAATCAATACCTTAGTAGAACACATGCTAATACACAAAGATTATTCTACTTTTAATTTTTTACAGTGGTATGTAAGTGAACAACATGAAGAAGAAGCACTTTTTCGCGGTATAGTCGATAAAATTAAACTCATTGGAGAACATGGTAATGGGCTTTACTTAGCTGATGAATATATCAAAAACCTTGCATTAAATAGAAAAAAATAA
- a CDS encoding OmpA family protein, which yields MKNESQEDSNFWIAYADLMAGLLFVFILLIGVIVVKYVLTQSDLREIKENLNKQEVRLEESKEELRNKEAIVFNLSFDLNNAFHALSLANSQKAELEANITNYKQLSKDLNSTLDDKDKQILILIAQLEKKDEEFKNLQEDFKKAKMKVQSLGFIRENLSKQLQNKLDDNITVDEKTGSISLPAAVLFDKDSYVLKNEAKASLRKILSEYFNAIFEDPKILANIENIIIEGHTDSDGSYIYNLDLSQKRAYEVMNFIYTFYKNEKLQKLLMASGRSFSDPVFVNGIEDKNKSRRIEIKFSIKNDNALKEVEKFFEFH from the coding sequence ATGAAAAATGAGTCACAAGAGGATAGTAATTTCTGGATAGCTTATGCAGATTTAATGGCAGGTTTGTTATTTGTTTTTATTTTATTAATAGGAGTTATTGTTGTTAAATATGTTTTAACTCAAAGCGATTTAAGAGAGATTAAAGAAAATTTAAATAAGCAAGAAGTTAGATTAGAAGAAAGCAAAGAAGAATTAAGAAACAAAGAAGCCATAGTGTTTAATTTGAGTTTTGATTTAAATAATGCTTTTCATGCTTTAAGTCTTGCTAATTCTCAAAAAGCAGAATTAGAAGCTAATATTACAAATTATAAACAACTTAGTAAAGATTTAAATTCAACTCTTGATGATAAAGATAAACAAATCCTTATTTTAATCGCACAATTAGAAAAAAAAGATGAAGAATTTAAAAATTTACAAGAAGATTTTAAAAAAGCTAAGATGAAGGTGCAAAGTCTTGGTTTTATCCGTGAAAATTTAAGTAAGCAATTGCAAAACAAACTTGATGATAATATTACTGTGGATGAAAAAACAGGTTCGATTTCTTTGCCTGCTGCAGTTCTTTTTGATAAAGATTCTTATGTTTTAAAAAATGAAGCTAAAGCAAGTTTGAGAAAAATTTTAAGTGAGTATTTTAACGCTATTTTTGAAGATCCAAAAATTCTTGCTAATATTGAAAATATTATTATTGAAGGTCATACTGATAGCGATGGATCTTATATTTATAATCTAGATTTATCACAAAAAAGAGCTTACGAGGTGATGAATTTTATTTATACTTTTTATAAAAATGAAAAACTTCAAAAACTTTTAATGGCTAGTGGACGTTCTTTTTCAGATCCTGTCTTTGTTAATGGGATAGAAGATAAAAATAAAAGTCGTCGTATAGAAATAAAATTTAGTATTAAAAATGATAATGCTTTAAAAGAAGTAGAAAAATTTTTTGAATTCCATTAA
- a CDS encoding 1-aminocyclopropane-1-carboxylate deaminase/D-cysteine desulfhydrase, whose translation MNSIKMISPIQKVNFKGFEFYVKRDDLLGELNGNKARKLAFYLHQKYPKNQRFISYGGTQSNALGALSIFAKQRSYKFLFVCEKISHFLKSHPCGNYALALENNVEFIENTSFLPLKEFALSLCEKNDIFIEQGIANFRAEQGYIELAKEIQIQSENLNLQFDIFLPSGTGTSAAFLARNSQFKVFTCACVGDIKYLKQQILTLMQNYDFSNLEFLQSVKKYHFAKPYKEFYQLYIDLKYELGIEFDLLYDILALNIVLKKEWKNPLLYIHQGGLLGNLSMLQRYRFKKLI comes from the coding sequence TTGAATTCCATTAAAATGATAAGTCCTATACAAAAAGTTAATTTTAAAGGATTTGAATTTTATGTAAAGCGAGATGATTTATTAGGAGAGCTTAATGGGAATAAAGCTAGAAAACTTGCTTTTTATCTTCATCAAAAATATCCTAAAAATCAGCGTTTTATTAGCTATGGTGGAACTCAAAGTAATGCTTTGGGAGCTTTAAGTATTTTTGCTAAGCAAAGATCTTATAAATTCCTTTTTGTTTGTGAAAAAATTTCTCATTTTCTTAAATCTCATCCTTGTGGGAATTATGCTTTGGCTTTGGAAAATAATGTAGAATTTATAGAAAATACTAGTTTTTTGCCTTTAAAAGAATTTGCCTTGTCTTTATGTGAAAAAAATGATATTTTTATAGAACAAGGTATAGCTAATTTTAGGGCTGAACAAGGTTATATAGAGCTTGCTAAAGAAATTCAAATCCAAAGTGAAAATTTAAATTTGCAATTTGATATTTTTTTGCCTTCAGGTACAGGTACTTCTGCAGCTTTTTTAGCAAGAAATTCTCAATTTAAAGTATTTACTTGTGCTTGTGTGGGTGATATTAAGTATTTAAAACAGCAAATTTTAACATTAATGCAAAATTACGATTTTTCAAATTTGGAATTTTTACAAAGTGTTAAAAAATATCATTTTGCTAAACCTTATAAAGAATTTTATCAACTTTATATAGATTTAAAATATGAATTAGGTATTGAATTTGATTTGCTTTATGATATTTTAGCTTTAAATATAGTTTTGAAAAAAGAATGGAAAAATCCTTTACTTTATATACATCAAGGTGGACTTTTGGGTAATTTGAGTATGCTGCAAAGATATCGTTTTAAAAAATTAATCTGA